In a genomic window of Balaenoptera ricei isolate mBalRic1 chromosome 3, mBalRic1.hap2, whole genome shotgun sequence:
- the PCDHB1 gene encoding protocadherin beta-1, which yields MAIARRKLLQSRQVGSLLLFLCFSVGGAAAIRYSVAEEMESGSFVANVAKDLGLEVGKLAARGARLVSEGNILHFRLHRKTGDLFVKEKLDRESLCGKADPCVLEFEIVLMEPLQSFRVEVRVFDINDNAPVFLNKEPLLKIPESTPLGSRFPLQSAQDLDVGLNGLQNYTLSASEYFHLHTRFRSHGPKYAELVLDKPLDREEQPEVNLTIIAVDGGSPPKSGTAHIRVEVLDVNDHVPQFSRLVYRAQVPENSANGSLVATVTATDLDEGSNKEITYSLAQNPEVILQTFQIDSETGEVRLRGSLDFEAIETYDIDIQATDGGGLSAHSKVLVEVVDVNDNPPEVTVSSVSSPLPEDSPLQTVVALFSIRDRDIRVGGKITCFLKEDLPFAVKPTFRNSYSLVTDRGMDREEVSGYNITLVAMDTGTPTLSSETVIEVLISDINDNPPVFQEDSYILTVPENNSPAVFIGKVHAEDLDLGENAQITYSLLPPKSGDLSVFAYISINSDNGKLYALRTMDYEAIQDFQFVVKATDGGFLSLSSQVTVRVVVLDDNDNCPMILYPLQNGTLPCNDLVPRSAEAGYLVTKVVAVDGDSGQNSWLSYHLFKATDPGLFSVQQKNGEIRTLRQISERDPTMQKLIVLVQDHGQPALSTTASLNILLVDGFSEPYLQFRDPFKHPTRVNPSTKYLVISLAVLSFLFLLSVAVIFITHICQKIKYREKFTIQEHFYDDCNFSNNLVQGEASGSISQPCPYEVSSATGTGNSEFWFLKHLMPNFPFPHGTGEVKTEAGSSLPPDSDRNRSWGSEGHAQVSDDYM from the coding sequence ATGGCGATTGCACGCAGAAAACTCTTGCAAAGCAGGCAAGTGGGCTCGCTTCTCCTTTTTCTGTGCTTCTCTGTGGGGGGTGCGGCGGCCATCCGCTATTCGGTGGCAGAGGAGATGGAGAGTGGTTCGTTTGTAGCTAACGTGGCTAAGGACTTGGGGCTGGAGGTAGGGAAGCTGGCTGCGCGCGGGGCGCGGCTCGTTTCCGAGGGCAATATACTGCATTTCCGGCTGCACCGCAAGACAGGAGATCTGTTCGTGAAGGAGAAACTGGATCGGGAGTCACTTTGTGGCAAAGCCGATCCATGCGTTCTGGAGTTTGAAATAGTCCTGATGGAGCCACTGCAGTCCTTTCGCGTGGAGGTCAGGGTATTTGATATCAATGACAATGCCCCGGTTTTCCTAAACAAGGAGCCTCTTTTAAAGATTCCGGAGAGCACCCCCCTGGGTTCACGGTTTCCTCTGCAGAGCGCGCAGGATCTGGACGTCGGCCTCAATGGTCTCCAAAACTACACCTTGAGCGCCAGTGAGTATTTCCACCTGCACACCCGCTTCCGCAGCCATGGGCCCAAGTATGCCGAGCTAGTGCTGGATAAACCCCTGGACAGAGAGGAGCAGCCTGAAGTCAACCTGACAATTATAGCTGTGGACGGAGGGTCTCCGCCCAAGTCTGGCACTGCCCACATCCGCGTGGAGGTTCTGGATGTCAATGATCACGTGCCCCAATTCTCTCGACTGGTGTACCGCGCTCAGGTACCGGAAAACAGTGCCAATGGTTCTTTGGTGGCTACGGTGACTGCCACCGACCTAGACGAGGGCTCCAACAAGGAGATAACTTACTCTTTAGCGCAAAACCCAGAAGTAATTCTCCAGACGTTTCAGATTGACTCTGAAACTGGAGAGGTTCGACTAAGAGGGTCCCTAGATTTTGAAGCGATTGAAACATATGACATTGACATTCAGGCTACTGACGGAGGAGGCCTCTCTGCCCACAGCAAAGtcctggtggaggtggtggatgTTAATGACAATCCTCCTGAAGTTACAGTCTCCTCTGTGTCCAGCCCGCTCCCTGAGGACTCTCCACTACAGACGGTAGTGGCCCTTTTCTCTATCAGAGACCGGGACATTCGAGTGGGAGGAAAAATCACTTGCTTCCTCAAAGAAGACCTTCCCTTTGCAGTCAAACCTACATTCAGGAATTCCTACTCACTGGTCACTGACAGAGGCATGGATCGGGAGGAGGTCTCTGGCTATAATATCACCCTTGTTGCCATGGATACTGGAACACCCACTCTGTCCTCGGAGACTGTGATAGAGGTGCTAATATCTGACATTAATGACAATCCCCCAGTATTTCAGGAAGATTCCTACATCTTGACTGTTCCAGAAAACAACAGCCCTGCAGTTTTTATTGGCAAAGTCCACGCTGAGGATCTAGATTTGGGTGAGAATGCCCAAATAACATATTCTCTGCTGCCTCCAAAAAGTGGAGATCTATCAGTCTTTGCTTACATCTCCATAAATTCAGACAATGGGAAACTCTATGCACTGAGAACTATGGATTATGAAGCCATTCAAGATTTTCAGTTTGTGGTAAAGGCAACTGATGGGGGCTTCCTGTCACTGAGTAGCCAGGTTACTGTCAGAGTGGTTGTCCTGGATGACAATGATAACTGCCCAATGATCTTGTACCCACTGCAAAATGGCACCTTGCCCTGCAATGACCTGGTGCCTAGGTCTGCAGAGGCAGGCTACCTGGTGACTAAGGTGGTGGCTGTGGATGGTGACTCAGGTCAGAATTCCTGGCTTTCATATCATCTATTTAAGGCCACTGACCCTGGGTTATTCTCTGTTCAACAAAAAAATGGGGAAATCCGTACATTGCGGCAGATATCTGAGAGAGACCCCACGATGCAGAAACTGATCGTTCTTGTTCAGGATCACGGCCAACCAGCTCTTTCTACTACTGCCTCACTTAACATCCTCCTGGTAGATGGCTTTTCTGAGCCCTATCTGCAGTTCCGGGATCCATTCAAGCATCCTACAAGGGTAAATCCATCCACTAAATATTTGGTCATTTCTCTGGCtgtgctttcctttctctttctcctctctgtcGCAGTGATCTTCATTACACATATCTGCCAGAagattaaatacagagaaaagttCACAATTCAAGAGCATTTCTATGATGACTGTAATTTCTCTAACAACCTGGTACAAGGAGAAGCCAGTGGATCCATATCCCAGCCTTGTCCCTATGAAGTGTCCTCAGCCACTGGCACTGGCAATAGTGAATTCTGGTTTCTTAAGCACCTTATGCccaacttccccttcccccatGGCACTGGAGAGGTAAAAACGGAGGCTGGCTCCAGTTTACCACCAGATTCTGATAGAAATAGGTCTTGGGGGTCAGAGGGCCATGCCCAAGTATCTGATGACTATATGTAG